DNA from Drosophila suzukii chromosome 2R, CBGP_Dsuzu_IsoJpt1.0, whole genome shotgun sequence:
ACGCTCGGGAGAAAGTGTTGAAACAACATTTGACTAAAGCCACGCCCATAGCAAAAAGAACGGGTTATGCGCTGAGGTGGGCATAAATTCTTAATGCCCCGCCTTTTGGATTTTGGAGTATGTGCCTGGAATTCATCATAAAGCGGGGAAAGAGTTTGGAGTAGGTCGCTCCAGCCTCGAACCTCGGGCCCCGAGCCATGCATAAATAAGCAACAGCCATccatctatatatctatctatctttcCATATGTCCTTCCATATGCTCTTCAGCCAAGTCAGGGGCAATATTGGGCAAAATGCAAACGTTTGCCACTTGACAAACACGCGCCTGTGATTTGCTCAACCTTCCTACTTCATTCccgatatacaatttttatgaCACTCGCAAATGCTGCGATATCTTCCCCAAAAACCCTGAGACACATGGAGAATGTTTGGCTGCACAGCTGAGGATGTTGAATGTTGGGAATGGATGGATGGCCACTTTGCATTATTCATGCAACGTCAAGGAAGCAAACAAATTGATAACTTTATCGGCAAAACATGCAATGAAATGTCTAAAATGGCTGAATTCCCCATGAACTTTCGCTGACTGTTGTGTGATTTGCATTCGAATCGTTTCTGACTGTCTAAATCTTAAGCTCCACCCCGTTGGTTATTTCAAGATTTTATATTCCTTGGTGACAGGGCATTTCAAGTATGCACACAAATTGCACTCGGGATGCGTCTGTGCTGGCTTATAGCCCTTTTGGTCTTTTGGCCACCAACCTGGTTAAGTGTCAACTGCCGGCGACACCTGTAAATTGTGGTTAACACACGGCCACCATCCCTGCCTTCCCTTCTTTTTTGGTGGCAGTGTCCGCTTTGCGGTCAAATGAAATTTCTAAAATGTTTTCCTTTGTTTTATGGCGCAGAAATCCCTCCTCGCCTCCAGCTTTTGGTTCTGGCGTAGGAAATGCCGCGAGTTCCGTGACTGGGCAGCGGATCCGTTTGCCCATTAAGTCCGGAAATTGTTAGCACGTTAGTTAAGGTCAGTTAGCCAAGTTAGCGGGCGAGCTGGGGACCACCGAGAAGTTGGGGAGGTTGGGAAATAACTTTCCACAATGTCGCAGCGATGATAAGGCTGCTCGTGCTATATCTTCTAAGTATTTTCACCAAGATGTATTTGATATGCAAATATAGAAATATTTACTATAGGCTGTATTTATGTATTCTAGGAAATCGCTGCGATTCTTATCAGCTTTGATAAGCATGGCGAGTGGCAGTCCAAAGAGGTTCGAACCAGGTGAgtcattaaaaataaaaatgccttctaagaAATCCCAATTCAATAGGAAtttgtattatattataatgttataacacatcttaaatatttatacctTCTTTGGTTTCGGctaaaaaacaaattagtgccgatttctcaatgtcatgttaaCTTTTGTCATAAAGTTAAATTCTCGTGTTAAAAACATGTAGTTTCTCAATATCATGTTAGTTTGCAATTACTAACTCAAACGTATGTTTACAGACTCTGTTCGTAAAACATCACATTGAGAAAACAAACTTATCTCTGCAAACAATTTAACTTCAGGTTAGCTTTATCTGACATATAGCAAACTACAACCTTAACATTACATTGTAATATCAGTCCTTTATAGTATTATTTAAAGTAATTTTCAATAATTATTACAAACTTGATACATTTTTAGCTTAAGATCTTAACTTTATTTCCTAAATAACCTTTGTATTATCCCACTTTAGACCCAAGAGCGGATCGCTGTTGCTGTACTCTAGGAAGAAGGTGCGCTATAGACGCGATGGATACTGCTGGAAGAAACGCAAGGATGGGAAGACAACGCGCGAGGATCACATGAAGCTGAAAGTCCAAGGCACTGAGGTGAGTTCAGATACCTATTTGTCGTGATCTAGAGCCATTTCTGGCTGCACAATTAGGCAATTAGCCGGAATCGTTTTTCAGCCATTACCATCATTTGTCAAGGGTTTAAAAAAAGGGACTTCAATTTCCCGACTTCCTTGGAGCTccctgtttttttttctttttcgttCTTGACCGTATGGGGGTTCCTTTGGGTGAGTTATGATTTCCCGCCGGAAGTTGACAGAAACTTACGGTGTCCTCCCCTTATTCCTCCAGGCAATCCGTCCGTGGCAAGTGTTTGCCCAAGGATGTGTGCAACGTCGCCGCTGCCTGCTAATGAAATAAGCCTTGCCAAGGGTTAAGCTTATTTataatgtctgtctgtcggaGTATCTATCCCCCAACCAGGCCATTACAGAAACATAAAAACATTTGGCAATTTCACGCCAATTTTTTCCAACAGCTCCTTCGccgtttgtttttattttaatttttattttaatacattCGCAAGTGAACGTGGCCGGCGAAGATTTATGCAGTTGGCAGTGCCGGCGGGGTGCCGTCTTCTTACATGATAACTGGGCCCAAACGAGGCAGATAGTACAAAGGAAATGCCAAGGCGAAGCTGAAGAAGTCAGCGGCATATCGCGGCCAACGAGAGAGCCAACAAATTTATCAGCGGGTAGAAGAAATTccttacaaaaaaatatataaactaaGATAGAAAAAAGGGAAGGAAAAAACTCCAAAGGACAAGAAAAATGCGCAACGAAATGTTTTATAAGTCAGGGAAACCCTTTTCCTCAGCTCTTCCGTTTCGAACCGTTGGTTTTTCGGCCtgagtttgagtttgagtCCTGATTTTTGGCACTTACCAAGACCAAGTGGCGCCCCCTAGCGTGGGCGGTTGGTAATTTAATTTGAGCTCCACTAGCTCTTCGTTTTTATGTTTTCCAATTAAATGGATTTCTTCTCCACGGGGCAAAACGAGCTGCGTGTGGAGCTGAGTGGGAATTCCCCAAGTTTTAGCCCTTTTTTATGCTCTTGTTTGTCTTGCCGAATTGATAAATTGAATTTCCTTCGATTGCTGCCCCCTCTTTTCCACAGTGCATCTATGGTTGTTATGTACACTCGGCCATATTGCCCACATTTCATCGCAGATGTTACTGGCTGTTGCAGGTAAGTTCGGAATCCCTCGGTTCTTCTGACACATTTTAATCCCGGGAGGATGTTTTCCACCTTCTATAAATAGAATCCGGACATTGTTTTGGTGCACTACCTGAATGTCCCGTATCCGGATGATAATAAAATGGCCGTGATTGCACCCAGTATCACGCTGTGGGGCGATAAAAAGGAGTGGACCAAGGAAGAGTTGGTCAGCCAGCTGAAGCCTATGCGTAAGTTTAGATTTTTACTAATATTTATGATTCttaatttttagtttatattttaattttaatattaattatacccgttactcgtagagtaaaagggtatactagattcgtcggaaagtatgtaacaggcagaaggaagcgttcccgtagtatatatattcttgatcaggatcactagccgagtcgatctagccatgtccgtctgtccgtctgtctgtccgtccggatgaacgctgagatctcggaaactatgggagctaggctattgagatttggcgtgcagattcctgagcttcttatgcagcgcaagtttgtttcagcaatgtgccatgcccacactaacgcccacaaaccgcccaagcctgtgtcggccacagttttcatgctagataaaaaattttaactgtctaccgccggtaggtggcgtatttaaatctcgatttgctgcttgcatatttccatttccctttggtccctttagctgagtaacgggtatctgatagtcgaggtactggactatagcgttcttccttattttttatttgtgagTATCTGTACATTAAAAGTGTCTGTAAATGCTATTGGGCCTGCATCCTTTAGGAACCATATATTTCTAAATATCCATGTTAGAGAAGAACCCCTTTCTTATAAGCAAGACATTAATCTTTATATAAGGTATATACTTTCTTAGTATGACTTAAGATTTATAATCTAGAACTTGTTGTAATTTGTTGAACTAAAGCAGTTTTTTAATATAGTTCTTTgtcaattttatttatatttagtacattttatttatttaaataaaggTATTTAAGGAGTAGATACTTTTTCCAATTTCTAAagacattttcaaaaaaattatttaatcttATGAGCTTAAATATTGATACACAGAGCTTATGAAAACAATTAACTTATTCAGTTTGTTTTTAATGACATTATTAACATCTGGCATGTTTTTAGTCTCCACAGTTAATTCGGATGATGACTCCGACTCGGGCAACGATATAGAGATTTCGGTGAGTGCAGAGCTGATTGAAACCCTGTCTTAAAGATAACTAAGTTGGATTTCCCTACTTAGACGGCTGAGACGGTGGAGTCCATAGTTTGCCAGCTGATGGAGAAGCAGAGGCTGTCCCGCCAGGCGGCGCTGGTGAAGCAGCTGGACTGCGGCTGCGGGGATGGAGGATGTGCGGACGGGAAGAACTGCACGCATCCGGTGATGCGGCGGTCGGGCGCCATGCTGAAGTCCTCGGTGCAGGAGAAGCGGCTGGGCGAGACCTTCAACGGCAACACGCCCAACGTGGTGGTGGCCAGCAAGCTCTACTCCCGATGGGCGGAGCGGCCCCGGCAGCACCTGGACAATCACGGCCAGTTCCACAATGTGACGCAACAGTTGCCGCAGGAGTCGGCCATCAAGTTCCAGATCATtccgccgcagcagcagcaacagcagcagcagcaggatgGGAActatcagcagcagcagcagtatcGAGGAGCCAGTCAAATGCTGGCTGCCAGGAACAATCTGGTgatgcaacagcaacagcagcagcaataccaccagcaacagcagcagcaccagcaacagcagcagcagcagcaacacttGAGCCTGCAGCGATTTGTTGCCAGTCAAAGTCAGAATTCGGTGCATCTCAATCAGCAGCACAGGCTGCAAATAGCCAATACAACGATCACAGCCACAGCCAGAGATCCTGGGACGACTTCTGCAGCAGCGGCGGTCGCCTCAAATGTTATGGACACCGAACTAATTGAAAACCAAAGCCACATGACCGCAAACAAAATCACAAACcccggcagcagcagcaatagcAGTAGCAGCAATGCCAGCAAGCAATTAGCAGCTCAAACAAACAACGAATTAAATGTCGTAAATAATAACGACCCCGGCAACAATAACTTTATGTACaatcaacagcagcaacttAATGCttccagcaacagcaacaacagcagccagcagcagcagcaacattatTATAAATTGCAACAGACAACAGCAACCCCAGCTAGTGGTCAGCCGCCTCCTCTGGCGCAAGTGCAGCCCCATCCTCCCGTGGAGGCCATGTGCATGTCGCCCGAGCATCGCCAGCAGCCACCACCACCTGCAACATCTTCGGCCGGCAGCAACCCCTCCTCCATATCAACAATATCCGCACctacatccacatccacatccacaccCACATCGGGCACTTCGTCCACTTCGAGTTCCTTACAATCGATTATCGATGGCAATCAGCAGCAACAAATTACAACGACGTCGACGGCAGCAACTTGTGATAATTTAATGAGCGCCAATGCGCTCTCTGAGGTGAGTAGCCCGACCGCAGAATCGCCTGCAATCATTGTATTTATGTTGATTAAATTCAAACTTATTTCGACAGCaggacagcagcaacaatcaGGCCACAGAAGCCCTCAGCAGGAGTCAGCCGGCCCAGCCCCTCACCCAAAATGGTTGTGCAACCTTCAGTGCTTCCAGTGATAACAGCAGCCAAATTAGTGACGAGAGCAGCAGCTTTGGCGGCAACAATCAGAACAGcagccacagcagcagcagcagcagcgaggAGGAGCCCCCGGCAGAGGCGTTGAGCTTCTTCAACGAAACGCTGGATCTGTCCCACGAGGATATCCAGCGCACCTTGATAGCCAACATGCCGTACAATGGGACAGGAGCAACAGGAGGAGTGACGCCACCCAGTACAACGATAGCAACAGGCAGCAGCAAACTGGAGACCAATCCCCAGGAGGCGGAGAAGAAACCCTCACAAGGGGCAGCTGAACCCGAAACGGAGGTGGAAGAGGATGAAACGGACGATGTGTTCGCCAATCTGGACGCGTTCGATATGCTCGTGGAGTTTCCCGAGCTGGATCTGGACGACAAGCAGGCCCTGAATAACACAGCCCTGGAGCAGAGCTCCTTCTTGGGAGAGGCACCGCCATCGCAGCCACACCGCAAAGTCCATAACATATGCGATTTCAGTCCAGAGTGGTCGTATACGGAGGGAGGCGTCAAGGTTCTGGTGGCCGGTCCATGGACGAGCTCGAGTGGCGGGGCCTACACGGTGCTCTTCGATGCCCAACCCGTGCCCACGCAACTGGTGCAGGAGGGAGTGCTTCGCTGCTATTGTCCCGCCCACGAGGCGGGCTTTGTGACCCTCCAAGTGGCCTGCGGCGGATTCCTCGTCTCCAACTCGGTGATGTTCGAGTACAAGCTGTCCCTGCTGGCCGATGCTCCCTTCGATGCCAGCAGCTCCAACGATTGCCTGTACAAGTTCACCCTGCTCAATCGCCTGTCCACCATCGATGAGAAGCTGCAGGTGAAGACGGAGCGAGAGCTTACGGTACGGAATGGTTTCTGTATGTGTATAtcttacattaaaaaaattccCTTTTTACCAGACCGATCACTCTGCTCTCTATTTGGAGCCCAACTTTGAGGAGAAGCTGGTGGCCTATTGCCACCGGCTGATCAAGCACGCCTGGAGCATGCCCAGCACAGCTGCCTCCTGGTCAGTGGGATTGCGTGGCATGACCCTGCTCCATTTGGCCGCCGCCTTGGGCTATGCCAAACTGGTAGGCGCCATGCTCAATTGGCGGTCGGAGAATCCACATATCATACTGGAAACCGAACTGGATGCACTCAGCCAGGATGTCTATGGCTTTACCCCCCTCGCCTGGGCCTGTGTGCGTGGCCATGTGGAGTGCTCTCTGTTGCTCTACAAGTGGAACCACAATGCGCTGAAGATCAAGACCCAAGCGCAGCAGACGCCACTGGATTTGGCTAGCATGCGGGGACACAAACATTTGCTGGCCCAGATGTTCCGGCTGGAGAAGGAGCGCTGCCGGAAGCCACAATTGCGCGGTGGCCTGGCCAATCTGTCCATGAACATTGGTGTGGAAGCGGAGACGGAGGAGCAACACCAGAGCTTCAGTGGCTTTGATCTGGAACTCCAGCGCAAGCATGATGGGGTGTTTCTGAGACCTGTTGCTGTGCATAGGTAGGGCTTCATTGATTAAATTCGAATTAATTggtattatatatatatatgtatatcccAACCAAAGCAATCAGAGTCCACCCAACAACAGCAGTCGCTACTCCAAGCGTTCCTCCATCGATAGTGGCATTAACATGGATATACGCAGCAAATCGGGCAAACCCTTGGCCAGGCTTCATAGGTAAGACAGAAAAACCAATCCTTGGAACCTCTATAGCTCTACCTTCTTTCCAGCAACTTTGACAGCCATGACAACTATGCTCTGGGTGTGGATTCCCCACTGGACTCCCTGACCGGAACCAACTGCCTGCTGTCACCGCTGCGCAAAATGGACTTTGCCCTCTGTAAGTCGGGGGATGAGTTTCTGCATGTACTTAACTCCTAGTTATAGACTACTATATGGAACCAAATGCTCAAATTTTCTCGGTAAATTCAAACTAGGCGAGGTGTCCACGGGCGAATCGAGTCCCGTGCACGAGAAAGATTGCGACGACAACTCGACGAGCGCGACCGACGTGACCATTGGCAATGACTTGGCCCTGCCCGATGCCGTTGTAGGTCAGTGATGGCGGACCGATCCCGCCCAGCTCCACTCTCAATCCAATCTCAAACTGTCAAACCCGTAACCAATTCACCCGTTATCTGTACTGTagctaaaaactaaaaaaaaagcaTACTAACTAACCATATGGGGCTGGCTAATCGAtgttgttgatgttgttgttgctattgCTGTTTGTTGTTATATGTACTCATGTGTATTTTTGGGGGGCGGGGGTTGGGGAGCTCGTTTAATCAATGTAAATGTTCGTTATTAATATTGGTTGCTGGTTGTGCGCCCCTAAATGTGCGCTTTTATCGATGTCTACACTTAACCGATTACTAATTTTGAACTAACAAACACTCGCCGCCTAATTAACCACGAATTGATCGTTGTAAATATGAATAAACCGAGGTGTATGTAAATAGCTAGCTAAACACTCAATGCTTGTCGGTGtataatacaaataataataattaaccGTGCCCAACAACGACTTTGTTTATCGTGATCAATTTGGAGACTCATTACTGTAGCTTTGTCAATTTAGGCtcaattaaaacattttggcTAATTGAGCTTAAAGCTAGAAAGACAAATATATATGAAAATGTAAATCTGTACATGAAAATGTCCAATTCAATTATGTAGACTCGTTTGTCATGTATTTGTATGAATCTTGAAGTTTGGAACTGGTTTAGTAATATTTTTGGAATATTTTCAGGGGACTCTGATGCCAAAGTACTGACCCTAGCTGAACACATAATAGCAGCTATGCCAGAAAGGATCAAGGTGGGTTTTTAGAGTCTTTTTTAATATCCCTTAAATACTCTATACATATTTTGTATAATCTCTCCAGAATGAAGCCGATGAAATGATGGTGCTTGGTAGTCCCTTGACGGAACCCCTCACTTCGGAGTCTTCGGCGCTAACAGACAGCTTTATGGATCCCCTGCTGGATTCGTTGCCTAATACCCACTTCGACAGCGACTTTAGCTTCGACTTCCATGACCACAGCTATCGCTATCATGATGTCAGCACGCCCTGCTCCAGCTTGAGTCCGGCCAGTTCGGGACCGCTGCAGTCGCCAGCGAGCTATTCGATACTGGGAACCGATCCCTCGGTCAGCTCACCCAGTCCTCCGCCCTCCACCAAACAGCTGACGGAGTTCCTGCACGCCTCCAGCATCTCGCAGTATCCCTTCGAGGCGGACTTCTCCAAGCTAACCCTTACGGATACGGAGCAGCGAGAGCTCTACGAGGCGGCCAAGTGCATCCAGAAGGCCTATCGCTCGTACAAGGGCAGGCAGAAGCTGGAGGAGCAGAACAAAGAGCGGAGCGCCGCCACAGTGATCCAGAACTATTACAGGCGGTACAAGCAGTACGCCTACTACAGGCAGATGACCAATGCCGCGCTGGTTATCCAACATGGCTATCGGTCCTATCGCCGGAACAAGAGATTCAAGAAGAGCGGCCTGGGCCTGGGCAGCTCCAGTGATCACGGCAGTGTGAGCAGCAATTCGCAGTGCTTGTCGAGCTTCTACGATCACTACAAGCAGGATCAGCAGCAGCTGCACGAGATGGGTTCCCAGCCCAGCACGCCCAAGGAAACCAGTCCCTCGGGGCCCTTGAAGTGAGTGGATGAACTTACCACTCTACAAAACATTTACTAACCCATTTCCATGCCATTTCCCAGGCGTACCTATTCACAGTCCACCCAGAATCAAGCTGCCAGAAAAATTCAGCAGTTTATGAGACAATCACGCATCAAGTAAGTACCACTAATTGAGCCGACTAAGTAGACTTAATTTAACACTAAGCTAACACTCATGGGTAATGTAATTGCACGCAAGCATTTGGGATGGCAATTTGACGACTTTGGTAAGAACGTGTATAAGGTTTTGGTTTGTTTCTTTTTCagactttaattaattttttataattttgtatatattggttttatattttattaacacCATTTATTTTTCCCCTACACAGACTACAGAAAGAACGAGCCGAAAAAGAGAAGCTGGTGCACCAACGCAGGGCGGAATACCTTCAAAACTTGCAGTTTCAAGGGCAGCAGGAAATGTTGGTGTGCCACGAAAATAAGTAAGTCAGCTCATTTTGGTGTTCCTAATCGATATAAACTAATAAATCACTTTTTTATAGCATTTCTGTGCCGAGCAGTGGCAACACCAATGCGGGCAACAACAATCTACACCAAATACAATCCAATCAGTGAGGGTCAACTGAGTGAATTTTTAACATAGGAACACGGCTGCACGGTTCCATAAGAATTTATGAATAGCTTTAAAACCGAGTGAAACTTTCTACTTTCGTATTTGTTCCGATTTGGAAAACAATCCCAAGCACCTCTGTAGTGGAACTTTGTTTCAAAACTCTCTACAACACTGacaacacacacactctgAATATGTAGAAACTACCTGCACTTTGATTCATTTGCCTAAcgaattttaagaaaattatgAATAGAAACACACATTGTTTTCGAAGTGAACATAGCTTAGGTTAGTGGTCTTTTAAGGTATTACTTAAACCTAATCTTAACTCAAGATCGGACTCCAGGGAGAAGATGAGAACACAATTTTTCCATTTGTAAACTCGAAAGAACTTATTACTGACGCCtttgaaaaactttttaaCTCCAATTGTAGTAGAAAAACGTAGCCTGcaatatatacatattatatACATACGATTTAAACCAATATTACGCATGTGTATGCATCTATATAGTTACATTTGTATATAGATATTGCCTAACTAACTAAATTCTAGTCTATTTTAACGTACTACCAAGCTCTGCGATGCGACTAAGCTTGTCTCTAAAGCAAAATACgaaaaaaactaaacaaaaaatgaaaacctAAAGCATTAATCCTCGATCCTAACTAGTTGCTAACTGCTCTTTAGGTTTAAGCATAAGACTCTACTGAAAGTCCAAAGTTGTTGTTGATTTCTAAAATCAGATTCGTGTGGAGTGCGCAGCAACTACCAATCTATCATgtttcaaagaaaataaacccTATTCTAATTTCTAGAACGCAAGTACTTACGATAATGTGTACTAAGTCTTAACTTATCCGACTACATAGACTAAGCCTAGCTAATGATAgaagaaatcaaaagaaaggATAATGTATTGCAAGGGCACTAAGACCGAAATACATCCAAATCTGTGGACGGTCTGCCATAAAGGAGATTCAGGATTTTGAGATCTGGAATTTCCGActttctgctgctgcttcccCCAAACTTAACTGCTTGAAGACACAgccaaaaaaccaaaacatgCAAGAGAGAAAAGTTTTTAAACTAAATGTAACAATAAATGAATTtttgtaaattatttttgtCCGTCCACATTGTTAGCTTTCATAACATACCAacaagaacatatatacttacaaatatacaatatatataacATAGAAGGAGCTGATACTGATTCGATACGATAACTCaagaaacaatttttaaaggaCCCTTCAAGTTCGAAATAACAAACCCCGGCGACAGTTGAACGATGAATGTACATACACCAGCTCGAAACCTATGTCCAGCACATAGGATCAGAGACACTTACCTCCAGTAGTCCCAAAAAGAAGccacaaaacaaacaaactcACAAAACCCAAGTGCAAAGTATAGCAACTTCAAGTGCGAGAAAGTGAAATCTGCGAATGTTTGTCACAACCAGAAGCGCAGCTGTTGAGGGTGGATTGGGTGGGAATTAGGATCTATCACATTGTTAACTATTTAACTACGAACTATTATACTTAATTCGCACTATATTATTACTCTACGAAACTTTGATTGCATTTTGCTCTAACTTAACTATGTATAAATCTGATCAACTGATTCGAAATGAAGACTAAATACGATTTCACTACTCAACTGACTTAAGAATTGCAATCAATTTTGTTAACTGTTTTGGCAGGGTGTTAGACATGTACCAGCTGAATACTAAGCCCAATTAATTGCAATATTTGCACATACTACACACACACAGGACACGCCTGGCTcacaaaaaataagaaaagtaaacacacacacaatttATAAACCTCAAAGTAGCAACCTGAGTGTGTTTTAAAGGTGGGAAGTCTTTTTAGATAGAGGAAGGCCAAAAGGCAAAGAAAACTTAAGTACCTTAAGCCAATTGGCACTAAAACTAAACTTAAATCTAACaaacaattataaatacctataACAGACTATGGATCTATATCGAAGTGGTGGTGTCTGCGATCGTAGGGCATTTCCCCCGACCTAGTTTTGTTTGAACCCCTTTTTCTTCAACTGAACTAAAACTAAAATGCAACACCAAAATTGTTGATATCTAACGAAACTCTATACAATACGAAAAACTATTATAGCTAATGTAATTGGATATTTGGTACTCACATATCTGTTAGATAATTTATACCTACACTTCGTCCTAATAGAACTTCCAAGTGCGGCGCATGTACGAAGCAAGCATTCTACTTCAACTTCAACTAACTAACTAATCAACCTACCATCCAAGTTTGTCCCAAGAAATCCAAAATTCAGCTAATTGAACTGTTTGTTTCCGACTTTCAGCTTAGTAGACCAGCAAATAGGAACGGATATGAAACTGTTAACTAAACTTTTAAGCGAAATATACCTAGAGAGTAacctttttaaatattataccTTACTTGTATGGGATACTTAGCATGAACTAAACACATATATCTGCAAACTAAAGAATGTTTAACGAATCAACGTATTATAAATGTACAGACACAGACACTGATACACACACCCCAACCACACACACAACATaga
Protein-coding regions in this window:
- the Camta gene encoding calmodulin-binding transcription activator 2 isoform X3, with amino-acid sequence MENVPDISTSASSSSSSTSTSTLKLQSQINSKNVLIRSQSSGKLSSNEAKSAKATAATSTTTTLRAAKLKIGAMQQQKQQLQQQQQQQHQTANGSNIILLRGTRNENGQIIIQNKQDILSLLSEQQQQQQQEKSHSSTAITLNQLPTATTVARKTIVQTSSGTTSGSNSTISIVASGNSNNKEASSNTILLQTPINASQLESVLKAQERSKQANATQTKMVERPFMLKHASRSLSSESNCDSKSPFVLQTLKRLEKSQSILVIRNSAATSAAANTSMATSPPTGNGLATSSILSVTRTSKATKGVAGALHKLKAAAATVATSGGATSAGATSSSTATTILRLGKSATTLAINGGSKLEATTNTAATATAAATVTTTTSNKLPNAVTTEQQPQQQPSTTTQTNVPLGNDGEPIKLPDNLESLPRADSFPSQRHRWNTNEEIAAILISFDKHGEWQSKEVRTRPKSGSLLLYSRKKVRYRRDGYCWKKRKDGKTTREDHMKLKVQGTECIYGCYVHSAILPTFHRRCYWLLQNPDIVLVHYLNVPYPDDNKMAVIAPSITLWGDKKEWTKEELVSQLKPMLSTVNSDDDSDSGNDIEISTAETVESIVCQLMEKQRLSRQAALVKQLDCGCGDGGCADGKNCTHPVMRRSGAMLKSSVQEKRLGETFNGNTPNVVVASKLYSRWAERPRQHLDNHGQFHNVTQQLPQESAIKFQIIPPQQQQQQQQQDGNYQQQQQYRGASQMLAARNNLVMQQQQQQQYHQQQQQHQQQQQQQQHLSLQRFVASQSQNSVHLNQQHRLQIANTTITATARDPGTTSAAAAVASNVMDTELIENQSHMTANKITNPGSSSNSSSSNASKQLAAQTNNELNVVNNNDPGNNNFMYNQQQQLNASSNSNNSSQQQQQHYYKLQQTTATPASGQPPPLAQVQPHPPVEAMCMSPEHRQQPPPPATSSAGSNPSSISTISAPTSTSTSTPTSGTSSTSSSLQSIIDGNQQQQITTTSTAATCDNLMSANALSEQDSSNNQATEALSRSQPAQPLTQNGCATFSASSDNSSQISDESSSFGGNNQNSSHSSSSSSEEEPPAEALSFFNETLDLSHEDIQRTLIANMPYNGTGATGGVTPPSTTIATGSSKLETNPQEAEKKPSQGAAEPETEVEEDETDDVFANLDAFDMLVEFPELDLDDKQALNNTALEQSSFLGEAPPSQPHRKVHNICDFSPEWSYTEGGVKVLVAGPWTSSSGGAYTVLFDAQPVPTQLVQEGVLRCYCPAHEAGFVTLQVACGGFLVSNSVMFEYKLSLLADAPFDASSSNDCLYKFTLLNRLSTIDEKLQVKTERELTTDHSALYLEPNFEEKLVAYCHRLIKHAWSMPSTAASWSVGLRGMTLLHLAAALGYAKLVGAMLNWRSENPHIILETELDALSQDVYGFTPLAWACVRGHVECSLLLYKWNHNALKIKTQAQQTPLDLASMRGHKHLLAQMFRLEKERCRKPQLRGGLANLSMNIGVEAETEEQHQSFSGFDLELQRKHDGVFLRPVAVHSNQSPPNNSSRYSKRSSIDSGINMDIRSKSGKPLARLHSNFDSHDNYALGVDSPLDSLTGTNCLLSPLRKMDFALCEVSTGESSPVHEKDCDDNSTSATDVTIGNDLALPDAVVGDSDAKVLTLAEHIIAAMPERIKNEADEMMVLGSPLTEPLTSESSALTDSFMDPLLDSLPNTHFDSDFSFDFHDHSYRYHDVSTPCSSLSPASSGPLQSPASYSILGTDPSVSSPSPPPSTKQLTEFLHASSISQYPFEADFSKLTLTDTEQRELYEAAKCIQKAYRSYKGRQKLEEQNKERSAATVIQNYYRRYKQYAYYRQMTNAALVIQHGYRSYRRNKRFKKSGLGLGSSSDHGSVSSNSQCLSSFYDHYKQDQQQLHEMGSQPSTPKETSPSGPLKRTYSQSTQNQAARKIQQFMRQSRINIWDGNLTTLTTERTSRKREAGAPTQGGIPSKLAVSRAAGNVGVPRK